The Cellulophaga lytica DSM 7489 nucleotide sequence TGGTAACGCGTACACTAGAAAAGAAATAGATAAATTAATAGACTGGGTAAAGCGTCCGCAAGTTGGTGCTTTAGGTATGGTTTATTCTCGTTGCAATGATGATGGTTCTTTTAAATCTTCTGTAGATAAATTTTATGACCAAGAAGATCTTGCTAAATGGGCAGAACGAACAGGTGCTAAACCAGGAGACTTGGTTTGTGTGCTTTCTGGGCCAGCAAATAAAGTAAGAGCGCAACTAAGTGCTTTACGTATGGAACTTGCAGAACGTTTGGGCTTACGTAAACCAAATGAGTTTGCACCATTGTGGGTTATAGACTTTCCTTTATTAGAGTTAGATGAAGAAACAGGGCATTACCATGCAATGCACCACCCGTTCACATCACCTAAACCAGGTCAATTAGAGCTTTTAGATACAGATCCAGGTGCTGTAAAAGCCAATGCATACGATTTGGTTTTAAATGGAAACGAAATTGGAGGAGGATCTATACGTATACACGATAAAGAAACGCAAGCTACAATGTTTAAGCACTTAGGCTTTACACCAGAAGAAGCTAAAGAGCAATTTGGCTTTTTAATGGATGCTTTTCAATATGGAGCACCACCACACGGAGGTTTAGCTTTTGGTTTGGATAGGTTAGTATCTATTTTAGGAGGGCAAGAAACAATTAGAGACTTTATTGCTTTCCCTAAAAACAATAGCGGTAGAGATGTTATGATAGATGCTCCTGCTGCAATTGATGATGAACAACTAAAAGAACTAAGCTTACAAGTAACAGTTAACAAATAGGAATTTAAAAAGCTACGTAATGTCTAATAAAAAATTGCTTAAACGTATTTTAGTATGGAGAGCAAAGTACATTACAAATAGGCAGTTTATATACATTCTTAGTGTAATAGTAGGTATAACATCTGGTATTGGTGCAGTGTTGCTAAAAAATGCAACCCATTTTATACAACACGCGTTAGAGGGTAAATTGGTGGCTAATTACCACCATGCTTTTTACTTTTTGTCGCCAATACTAGGTTTTTTTTTAGTGTACTTATGTGTTAAATATATTATTAGAAATAAGGTTAGTCACGGTATACCTTCAACATTGTACGCAATAGCCAAGCGTAAAGGGTTTATGAAAAGGTATCAAATGTTTGGTTCTTTAATTACAGCTCCAATAACAGTTGGTTTTGGTGGGTCTGTAGGTTTAGAAGGCCCTACGGTAGCTACAGGTGCTGCTATAAGTTCTAATTTATCTCGTTTTTTTCATCTAGACCAAACTACGCGTAACTTACTAATTAGTTGTGCTGCAGCTGGTGCTTTGTCTTCAATATTTAAAGCGCCCATAGCGGCAATTGTTTTTGCCATAGAAGTATTTAGTTTAGATTTAACTATTGCGTCTATGTTACCTTTATTACTGGCATCTTTGTCAGCAATAATAACATCTTACTTTTTTTTTGGAGACGATGTTTTGCTTCCGTTTAAATTAGAAGACAAATTTGTTATTTCTGATGTTCCTTTTTATATGGCATTAGGTGTAGTCTCTGCATTAATCTCTATGTACTATACAGAAGTTTATGATCGTATTCAGCAATTGTTTGATAAAATAGAATCGCCCTTAAAAAAATTAATAATTGGTGGACTTTCTATTGGGGTTTTGGTTTATTTTATTCCGCCACTATACGGAGAGGGTTTTGATGTTATTAACCACCTTATGGCAGGGCATCCAGAAAAAGCTTTATCTACTAACTTTTTGCATTTAGACCTAGAAAACGTATGGGTAATTATAGCTTTGTTGGGAGGTTTGGTGTTTTTTAAAGTAATAGCAGGTTCTTTAACTTTTGGAGCAGGTGGTGTAGGAGGTATTTTTGCGCCAACATTATTTATGGGAAGCATAATGGGCAATTGCTTTGCTAAAATTATAAATGCAACAGGCTTGGTTAGCTCACCAGTGTCTGAAAGTAATTTTACATTAATTGGTATGGCAGGTTTAATGGCAGGCGTGTTACATGCGCCATTAACAGCTATATTTTTAATTGCCGAAGTTACTGGTGGTTATGAACTTTTTGTGCCTTTAATGATTACAGCAACATTGTCATTTGGTATTACAAAGTATTTTTATCCGCACTCTGTGTACACTATGGAGTTAGGTCGTAAAGGTGAGTTGTTAACTCATGATAAAGATCATGCAGTCCTTACACTAATGGATATTGATACCGTTATAGAGACTAACTTTATTCCTTTAAAACAAAATATGACGTTAGGAGATGTAGTGCATTCTGCAATTGTTAAATCCAACCGAAATATTTTTCCTGTATTAGATAAAAAAGGAAGAGCTTTAAAAGGTATTTTGCTTTTAGATGATATTAGAGATGTAATGTTTAAACAAGAGCTGTATAAAACGTTAAAAGTAGAAAATTTTATGCAGTCTGTGCCAGAGGTAATAGAATATGAAAAAGACAATATGCAGGCAGTAATGGATAAATTTCAACTTTCAGGTGCTTGGAACTTACCAATTGTTAAAGAAGGGAAGTATATAGGCTTTGTGTCTAAATCTAAACTATTAACAGCTTACAGAAAAAAATTAATAGATTTCACAAAATAATGATGTATGATGAAATATAGTAGTGGTATAGTAGCTATAGTAGCAATAGGCTTAATAGTGTATGGTTTTATTATTTTAGAAGGGAATGAAGCCATAGCGCACAAGTTTATAGGTTTTGGAACCGTAGGAATATTTTTTATAGCAATGCCTCTTTTTTTAATAAGAGTAAGTAAGGGGAAGAATGTTAAAAATTACATGCTAAATGAAGAAAATATTAAGAAAATGCAAGGAAAAAACTTGGAAAAGACTGACAATCAATAATTTTATGCGATTTTAACTTCTGTTTACATTGCTCTAATTAAAATATGTTATATTTGAGTATTAACATTTTTTATAATTTATTTTTAATGACTGGAACAGTAAAATTTTATAATGACTCTAAAGGATATGGATTCATTACAAACGACGAAACAGGAAAAGACATCTTTGTGCATGCAACATCGCTAAACGGAGTAGAGCTAAACGAAGGAGACAAAGTAGAATACGTAGAAGAAGAAGGAAGAAAAGGAGTGGTTGCTGCACAAGTGCAAGTAATCTAATAAAGTATATTTATTTTGATTAAAACAAAAGCCTTGCATTGCAAGGCTTTTTATTTTTAATTCAAGTTTCGTTTTTCAATAAAAAACCGTTTTAAAAGTTCAGAGGCTTCTTTTTCTAATAAACCACCAGATATTTTTGTTTTAGGGTGTAAGGTTGTGCTCATTGCAGTAAAACCTCTTTTTACATCTTTAGCTGCGTATACAATTTTAGAAATTTGACTCCAATACAAGGCTCCTGCGCACATTTGGCAAGGTTCTAAGGTTACATAAAGTGTGCAGTTTTCTAAATATTTACCGCCTAAAAAATTTGCAGCAGAAGTTATAGCTTGCATTTCTGCGTGTGCTGTTACATCATTTAATTGTTCTGTTAAGTTATGTGCACGTGCAATTATACGGTCTTTTATAACTATAACAGCTCCAACAGGTACTTCTCCTTTGTCATAAGCAGCTTGTGCTTCTTCTAAGGCTTTTTTCATAAAGTACGTGTCGTCAAAAGGATTTATCATGGAGTAAAAGTATAAAAAATACCAACAGTTTTTAAGCTTAGCTTTAGAGTTTATCAACCTTACCAAATAAAATACAACCTTTTATGTAGCACATTTGGTTGTAAAGCTATAACTCTTTACTTATTTCTTTATTTACTCATAAATACCCTTTAAATTTGCTGTTTAAATGGCATATTTAAACAACATAACAACTCCAGATGATTTGCGCAAAATACCAGCGCAAAACTTGCCAATTGTAGCAAAGGAGCTTAGAGATTTTATTATTGATATTGTTTCTGCTAAAGAAGGGCATTTAGGAGCTAGTTTAGGTGTGGTTGAGCTAACCGTTGCTTTACACTATGTATTTAATACGCCGTTTGATAAATTAATTTGGGATGTGGGTCACCAAGCTTACGGACATAAAATTTTAACGGGCAGAAGTGATGTTTTTGAAACCAATAGGCAACTAAACGGTATTAGTGGTTTTCCTAAACGGGAAGAAAGTATTTATGATGATTTTGGAACAGGGCATAGCTCTACATCTATTTCTGCAATTTTGGGTATGGCAATTGCCTCTAAATTAAAAGGGGAAACTTTAAAGCAGCATATAGCGGTAATTGGAGACGCTTCTATTGCTAGCGGTATGGCTTTTGAAGGGTTAAACCACGCTGGCGTAACAGATGCAAATGTGCTAATAATTTTAAATGATAATGCTATTGGTATAGACCCAAGCGTTGGAGCTTTAAAACAATACCTTACCAATGTTAAAAAAGGTAGTGCAAAGCAAGATAATATTTTTGAAGCGTTAAATTTTAATTATTCAGGACCAATAGATGGCCATAATTTACCTTTACTAATAGAGGAGTTAAACAGACTAAAAACAGTTAGAGGCCCTAAGTTTTTACACGTTATTACTACAAAAGGAAAAGGGCTTAAAAAAGCTGAAGAAAACCAAGTAACCTACCACGCGCCAGGTAAATTTAATAAAGTTACAGGAGATTTATTGCCTAAGGTTAACGGAGAGGGAACACCAAAATATCAAGATGTTTTTGGCTTAACTATTGTTGAGTTAGCTAAAGAAAATAAAAAAATAGTAGGTATTACGCCTGCTATGCCAACAGGTAGCTCTTTAAAAATTATGATGGAAGAAATTCCTGATAGGGCATTTGACGTAGGTATTGCAGAACAACATGCAGTAACTTTAGCTGCTGGTATGGTTGCAGAGGGTTTGGTTCCGTTTTGTAATATATACTCTACTTTTTTGCAACGTGCCTATGACCAGGTTATACATGATGTAGCATTGCAAAACTTGCCAGTAATTTTTTGTTTAGATAGGGCAGGTTTGGTTGGTGAAGATGGTGCCACGCATCATGGTGTTTATGATATTGCTTATTTACGTTGCATACCAAATTTGTTAATTTTTGCTCCTATGAATGAGGAGGAATTAAGAAATATAATGTACACCGCCCAATTAGGATTGCAACAGCCTATTGCAATAAGGTATCCAAGAGGCAGAGGTGTTACTAAAAATTGGAAACAACCATTTACAAAAATTGAGATAGGGAAATCTTTAGAATTAAAAAAAGGCACAGAAATTGTGGTGCTTTCTGTAGGTCATATTGGTAACATGGTTGCGGCTGTTTTAAATGATTTAGACAGTAGTAAAATAGGACACGTTAATATGCGATTTATAAAACCATTAGACGTTACAAAATTATTGTCTATTTTTAACAAATATTCAACAATAGTTACTATTGAGGATGGTTGTAAAATTGGAGGTTTTGGTAGTGCTATTTTAGAGTTTGCAAATACCAATAGCTTTACAAATAAGGTGCATATTTTAGGAATAGATGATGTTTTTGTGCAACATGGCAGTGTAGCGCAACTACATGAAATAAATAATATAGGAGCAAATAGTTTTAAGATTTTTATAGAATCTTTACATGCAAACGAATAGGATTATGTTTAAAAAAACAATTGTAATTTTAGTTTTAACCTTTTGTATAGCGAAAATAAACGCTCAAATTTCTAATCCTGTAGAAACAGATTCTGTTCAGGTAGATACCACTATAGTAGGTACAATTGTAGTTCGTAAAAATCAAGAAAAAATTAAGAATATCCCTAGAGGTGTTAAGCTAGCTAACCCAAGAATTACTTATGAGGCAAACCCACGTAGAGAAAATTTTGGATGGTTTAAGGTTCCTTCTTTTTGGGATAAAACAAACCATTTAGGTATAGCTATTAACGAGGTAGCTTTTGTAAACTGGAAAGCTGGTGGTAACAACTCTGTATCGGCTATAGGAAATGTAAAATTTGTTCGTAATTACAAGTTTAGATACATACAGTGGAACAATAGTTTAGATCTTAGGTTTGGACTTAGTGCCATAGAAGGTGAGAAATTAAGAAAGGCAGATGATGCAATTCGTTTTAGCTCTACTTTTGCATACAGGAGAGACACAATAAGTAATTGGTACTATTCTGTTAAGGCAAACTTTAATTCGCAATTTGCAGACGGTTATAAATACCCAAATACAGAAGATAAAATTTCTACATTTATGGCACCTGGTTATTTGTTTTTAGGAGCAGGTACTTCGTATATTCCAGAAGGTAAAAAGTTTAACTTATACATATCACCAATAACACAAAAAGCAACATTTGTGTTAGATCAAGAGTTAGCAAATTCTGGTGCTTTTGGTGTGCAAAAAGCTGAGCGAGATGCAGATGGTAACATCACAAAAGAAGGAGAGCGAACTTTAATGGAATTTGGCTTTTTAGTTACTAATACATGGAAAACAGATGTGGCTAAAAATATGACTTTAGCGCATGACTTAACTCTTTACACAGATTACCTAAATAGTTTTGGTAATATAGATGTAGATTGGGAACTGCGTTTAGATATGAAGGTTAACCAATACGTAAAAGCTAATATTGGCACCAATCTTTTATATGATGATGATGTTGTTTTTGATGAGGTTGTAACAGATGGTGTTGTAACCACACCTGGTAGGCCTAAAATACAATTTAAGCAGCTACTTGGTGTGGGGTTATCTTATGATTTTTAAAGTTGTTTGCCCATAATTTTGTTGTGTATGTGCACAGCGCCACTATCTGATAAGCTTGCCACATAACAGCAGGTATTTAAAAGTAAGTTGTACAAAGGAGCATCTGTATTTTGGTAATGTTCTGGTAATGTTTGTAAAACAATACTATCATAATTAGAAGCAGTACCTTCTGCTGTTTTTACTAAAGCATTTGTGTATACATCTAAAATATCTGATATAATTTTATAGCCAGCTATTTCTTTTTCTATTACCTCTTGTGATTTGTAAACCTTAGATACACTTAAAGATATTATGTCTTTTATTTGGGCAATATAGTTGCTTTTATCTAATAAAGATACGTCAAATGAACCATCTAAAATAGCTTCTTCATTTTCTAAAAATATAGCAACTGCATCTGTAATTAATGTGTTTATGGCAAGTGCTCTTAAGTAGCTAAGACGATCTTGCATAAAAACCATTTCGTTGTATTTTTTTGTGTTAATCTTGTCTTTAACTAGCTTAATTAAGTATTCTAAAGCGTAGTCTTCAGATATTAAACCTAGGTTTATGCCATCTTCAAAATCAATAATTGTATAACAAATATCGTCTGCAGCTTCAACCAAATAAGTAAGTGGGTGTCTAGAGAAAGAAATGTCTTTGCCATCTCTGGTTTGCAATAAGCCAAGTTCTTCAGCAACCTCACTAAAAAAATCCTTTTCTGTCTGAAAAAAACCAAATTTTTTATCAGCAATATGTTTTGTGGGCTTTTTGGGTAAAGATTCTTTTGGGTATTTCATAAAAGTACCCAGTGTAGCATAACTTAATCTTAATCCTCCTTCTACACCTGTTCTAGATTCAGTTAGCAGTTTAAACCCGTTAGCATTTCCTTCAAAATCTATAATATCTTGGTATTCTTTGGCTGTAAGTTTGGTTTTGTATTTTTGTCCGTTTCCGGTTTTAAAATATTCGCCAATAGCTTTTTCTCCGCTATGCCCAAATGGAGGATTTCCTATATCATGTGCAAGAGAAGCAACGGCAACAATAGCTCCAAAATCATTATAATGGTATCCGTGAACTTCTTTTAAGTGCGGATGTTTTTCTAGTATTTTTTTTCCAACAATACGTCCTAGACTACGGCCAACCACAGACACTTCTAAACTGTGCGTAAGCCTAGTGTGTATAAAGTCTGTTTTGGAAAGTGGTATAACCTGGGTTTTATCTTGTAAACTTCTAAATGCAGACGAAAATATTACACGGTCATAGTCAACTTCAAAACCCAATCTGGTTTCATCTTGTTCTTTACGTAGTCTTTTATTAGTGTCTCCAAAGCGCTTTAAAGATAGTAATTGTTCCCAATTCATAGTACATGATTTAAAAGTTGCAAGATACTTAAATAGCTTTTTAAATAAAGTAGAATAAACTTAAAAAGTATATTTATACACTATACATTTTATGGTTGTATGGGTTATCTAAAATAACACCTTTGTCTTTAAGTTAGTTTACCTAAATTTGCATCTAGTTAATAATTTAGAAACAATTAATTAACATTTGTAAAAGGATTGTTGCAAGAGGAAAATAGCATTTATGTGTTTTAGAATTTTTACAGTATTGTTTTTTGTAGTAGGTTTAAATACGCTTGAAGCTCAGGAGATTAAAGCGCCTAGTTTTGGTAAGGGTATACTAAATATTGTTGGGCAAGATAGTACTTGGACTATGAAAGCATCTGCCCGTTTACAATTTTTAGGAATAGGACAATGGGGAGAAAATGAAGATGGGAATTTAGCTTCTGTAGGATCTAACTTTTTAGTGCGTAGAGCCAGGTTAAAATTTAGCGGTTTTGCTTACTCTCCTAAATTTAAATATAAGGTTGAGTTGGGGCTGTCTAATAGAGATTTGTCTGGAGGGTCTGAGTTTACCCATGATGCTCCACGCTACATTTTAGATGCTTATGTGATGTGGAATTTTTATGAGAATTTTGAACTGTGGATAGGCCAAACAAAATTACCAGGAAATATAGAGCGCATAGTTTCTTCTGCAAATATGCAAATGGTTGATAGATCTTTGTTAAATAGTAGGTTTACAATAGACAGAGATATGGGAATGCAATTACGACATAAATTTAATGTTTCAGAAAATTTTATTGTAAAAGAAGCATTAGCTATTTCTCAAGGAGAAGGAAGAAATGTTAGCAAAGGAAATTTAGGAGGTTACCAATACACAGCAAGAATAGATTTTTTACCTTTTGGTAATTTTACAGGTAATACAGAATTTGTTGGTGCCGATTTAAAACGTGAAAAAAAGCCTAAATTAATGATTGGTGCAGCTTATGATTTTAATAATAACGCTGTAAAAACAAGAAGCAACCAAGGAGATTATATGTATACAGATACCGGTTTTTATGAAACAGACATAAAAACTTTATTTGTAAATGCTATGTTTAAATATAACGGCTTTTCCTTTATGGGTGAATATGCAGGCAGAAACGCCGGTGATGCCATTGCTAAAAATAATGATGGTACGGTAACTGGTGATATAGTGCAAGTAGGTAACGGACTAAACTTAATGTCTGGTTATGTGTTTAAAAATAATTGGGAGCTGTCTGGCAGATATACATTTGTAGATTTGGATAAAGATATCACAGGCAGAAATAAAGAATTGCAATACACATTAGGCGTTTCTAAATACATTGTTGGGCATAAGTTAAAAGTGCAAACAGATGCTACTTATTTAAGCGAAGTAGATGGTCCTGAGGGGCTTATATGTAGACTGCAATTAGAGGTGCATTTTTAAGTAAAAAAATAACCTTAACATAACGTTAGACAGTTAAAAACAAAGCATATTTGCAAATTGAATTTTTATAAATTATGGAGAGTAATATTTATTTAATAATGATTATAGCTTTAGCCGTTTTGGCTATTGCGGATCTTGTAGTTGGCGTGAGTAATGATGCAGTCAACTTTTTAAATTCAGCTATAGGATCTAAGGCTATTTCCTTTAGATCTATAATGATTGTTGCTAGTGTTGGTATTGCCTGTGGAGCTATATTTTCTAGTGGGATGATGGAGGTTGCTAGAAAAGGTATTTTTAACCCTAATGAGTTCTATTTTAATGAGATTATGTTCATTTTTATGGCCGTAATGATTACAGATATACTGTTGTTAGATTTTTTTAATACCTTGGGTATGCCTACATCTACAACGGTTTCTATTGTTTTTGAACTTTTAGGTGCAGCTGTGGCAATGGCATTAATCAAAATATTACAGGCTGGTGGTAGTGCATCAGACGTTGTAAATTATATTAATACTTCCAAAGCAACAGAAATTATAATTGGTATTCTCCTCTCCGTTGTTATTGCTTTTTCAATAGGTGCTATTGTACAGTGGTTTTCTCGTTTACTTTTATCTTATGATTTTGATAAAAAAGCAAAATGGGTAGGTTCTGTATTTGGTGGTATTGGTTTATCTGCTATTACCTACTTTATTTTTATGAAAGGTATTAAAGGTACAGCATTTGCTAGTCAGAGTTTTGAGCTTATTGGAGATATGACTATTAAGCACTTTTTAGAGGTTAAGTGGTTTCCTATTGTTTTGGTAAATTTTGTTGTTTGGTTTGTTTTATCATATATACTAACAGCAATTGCAAAGCTTAATATTTATAAAATTATTATTGGTGTTGGTACATTTGCGTTAGCATTAGCCTTTGCAGGTAATGATTTGGTTAACTTTATAGGTGTGCCAATTGCAGCATACCAATCTTATACAGAGTGGTCTGCATCTGGTGTAGACGCAACTGCTTTTAGTATGTCTATTTTGTCAGAAAAAGTGCCTACGCCAACGTTGTTGTTGTTTATTTCGGGTATGATAATGGTTGCAACACTTTGGTTCTCTAAAAAGGCACGCTATGTAGCAGAAACAGAAATAAATTTGTCTAGAGAAGGCGAAGGTAAAGAACGTTTTGAACCTAACTTTTTGTCTAGAGGTATTGTTAGAATAGGAATGGCAATTTCTACATATACATCTGCTGTAATGCCTAAATCTATTTCTGATAAAGTAGAAGCAAGATTTGAAAAACCAAAAATAGCGTTAGCTAAAGATAAAACTTATGAAATGCCTGCTTTTGATATGGTAAGGGCAGCTGTTAACTTAGTTGTTGCGGGTATTTTAATTTCTGTAGCTACATCATTTAAACTACCATTGTCTACAACTTATGTAACTTTTATGGTAGCAATGGGTACTTCTTTAGCAGATAGAGCTTGGGGTGCAGAAAGTGCTGTGTACAGAGTTGCTGGTGTTTTAAATGTTATTGGTGGTTGGTTTGGAACTGCAATTATTGCATTTACTGCAGCTGGTATTATTTTAACTCTTATAAATTTTGGTACTGGTGCAGCTATTTCAATATTATTATTTGTTGCTATTTTATTATTGGCAAGAAACTATATATCATACAATAAAAAATCTAAAGAAATTAAGGCTGAAGATAGCCTTAGAAGAGCAGAAAGTAGTTCTATCCAAGGTGTTATTGTTGAAAGTGCTAAAAACACAGCTAATGTTGTTAAAAGAACAAATAAAATTTATACCAATTCTATTGATGGGTTGGCTAAGCAAAACTTAGACATTCTTAAAAAGAATAAAAAAGGAGTTGTTAAATTGGGTGATGAGGTAGATGATTTAAGAGATCATATCTTTTATTTTATTAAAAACTTAGATGATGCTAGTGTTGGGGCAAGTAATTTTTACATAAATATTTTAGGCTCTTTACAAGATATGACGCAGTCTTTAGAGTATATTACTAAAATATCATACAAGC carries:
- a CDS encoding chloride channel protein, encoding MSNKKLLKRILVWRAKYITNRQFIYILSVIVGITSGIGAVLLKNATHFIQHALEGKLVANYHHAFYFLSPILGFFLVYLCVKYIIRNKVSHGIPSTLYAIAKRKGFMKRYQMFGSLITAPITVGFGGSVGLEGPTVATGAAISSNLSRFFHLDQTTRNLLISCAAAGALSSIFKAPIAAIVFAIEVFSLDLTIASMLPLLLASLSAIITSYFFFGDDVLLPFKLEDKFVISDVPFYMALGVVSALISMYYTEVYDRIQQLFDKIESPLKKLIIGGLSIGVLVYFIPPLYGEGFDVINHLMAGHPEKALSTNFLHLDLENVWVIIALLGGLVFFKVIAGSLTFGAGGVGGIFAPTLFMGSIMGNCFAKIINATGLVSSPVSESNFTLIGMAGLMAGVLHAPLTAIFLIAEVTGGYELFVPLMITATLSFGITKYFYPHSVYTMELGRKGELLTHDKDHAVLTLMDIDTVIETNFIPLKQNMTLGDVVHSAIVKSNRNIFPVLDKKGRALKGILLLDDIRDVMFKQELYKTLKVENFMQSVPEVIEYEKDNMQAVMDKFQLSGAWNLPIVKEGKYIGFVSKSKLLTAYRKKLIDFTK
- a CDS encoding cold-shock protein; amino-acid sequence: MTGTVKFYNDSKGYGFITNDETGKDIFVHATSLNGVELNEGDKVEYVEEEGRKGVVAAQVQVI
- a CDS encoding nucleoside deaminase; the protein is MINPFDDTYFMKKALEEAQAAYDKGEVPVGAVIVIKDRIIARAHNLTEQLNDVTAHAEMQAITSAANFLGGKYLENCTLYVTLEPCQMCAGALYWSQISKIVYAAKDVKRGFTAMSTTLHPKTKISGGLLEKEASELLKRFFIEKRNLN
- a CDS encoding 1-deoxy-D-xylulose-5-phosphate synthase produces the protein MAYLNNITTPDDLRKIPAQNLPIVAKELRDFIIDIVSAKEGHLGASLGVVELTVALHYVFNTPFDKLIWDVGHQAYGHKILTGRSDVFETNRQLNGISGFPKREESIYDDFGTGHSSTSISAILGMAIASKLKGETLKQHIAVIGDASIASGMAFEGLNHAGVTDANVLIILNDNAIGIDPSVGALKQYLTNVKKGSAKQDNIFEALNFNYSGPIDGHNLPLLIEELNRLKTVRGPKFLHVITTKGKGLKKAEENQVTYHAPGKFNKVTGDLLPKVNGEGTPKYQDVFGLTIVELAKENKKIVGITPAMPTGSSLKIMMEEIPDRAFDVGIAEQHAVTLAAGMVAEGLVPFCNIYSTFLQRAYDQVIHDVALQNLPVIFCLDRAGLVGEDGATHHGVYDIAYLRCIPNLLIFAPMNEEELRNIMYTAQLGLQQPIAIRYPRGRGVTKNWKQPFTKIEIGKSLELKKGTEIVVLSVGHIGNMVAAVLNDLDSSKIGHVNMRFIKPLDVTKLLSIFNKYSTIVTIEDGCKIGGFGSAILEFANTNSFTNKVHILGIDDVFVQHGSVAQLHEINNIGANSFKIFIESLHANE
- a CDS encoding DUF3078 domain-containing protein, with protein sequence MFKKTIVILVLTFCIAKINAQISNPVETDSVQVDTTIVGTIVVRKNQEKIKNIPRGVKLANPRITYEANPRRENFGWFKVPSFWDKTNHLGIAINEVAFVNWKAGGNNSVSAIGNVKFVRNYKFRYIQWNNSLDLRFGLSAIEGEKLRKADDAIRFSSTFAYRRDTISNWYYSVKANFNSQFADGYKYPNTEDKISTFMAPGYLFLGAGTSYIPEGKKFNLYISPITQKATFVLDQELANSGAFGVQKAERDADGNITKEGERTLMEFGFLVTNTWKTDVAKNMTLAHDLTLYTDYLNSFGNIDVDWELRLDMKVNQYVKANIGTNLLYDDDVVFDEVVTDGVVTTPGRPKIQFKQLLGVGLSYDF
- the dgt gene encoding dGTP triphosphohydrolase: MNWEQLLSLKRFGDTNKRLRKEQDETRLGFEVDYDRVIFSSAFRSLQDKTQVIPLSKTDFIHTRLTHSLEVSVVGRSLGRIVGKKILEKHPHLKEVHGYHYNDFGAIVAVASLAHDIGNPPFGHSGEKAIGEYFKTGNGQKYKTKLTAKEYQDIIDFEGNANGFKLLTESRTGVEGGLRLSYATLGTFMKYPKESLPKKPTKHIADKKFGFFQTEKDFFSEVAEELGLLQTRDGKDISFSRHPLTYLVEAADDICYTIIDFEDGINLGLISEDYALEYLIKLVKDKINTKKYNEMVFMQDRLSYLRALAINTLITDAVAIFLENEEAILDGSFDVSLLDKSNYIAQIKDIISLSVSKVYKSQEVIEKEIAGYKIISDILDVYTNALVKTAEGTASNYDSIVLQTLPEHYQNTDAPLYNLLLNTCCYVASLSDSGAVHIHNKIMGKQL
- a CDS encoding porin gives rise to the protein MCFRIFTVLFFVVGLNTLEAQEIKAPSFGKGILNIVGQDSTWTMKASARLQFLGIGQWGENEDGNLASVGSNFLVRRARLKFSGFAYSPKFKYKVELGLSNRDLSGGSEFTHDAPRYILDAYVMWNFYENFELWIGQTKLPGNIERIVSSANMQMVDRSLLNSRFTIDRDMGMQLRHKFNVSENFIVKEALAISQGEGRNVSKGNLGGYQYTARIDFLPFGNFTGNTEFVGADLKREKKPKLMIGAAYDFNNNAVKTRSNQGDYMYTDTGFYETDIKTLFVNAMFKYNGFSFMGEYAGRNAGDAIAKNNDGTVTGDIVQVGNGLNLMSGYVFKNNWELSGRYTFVDLDKDITGRNKELQYTLGVSKYIVGHKLKVQTDATYLSEVDGPEGLICRLQLEVHF
- a CDS encoding inorganic phosphate transporter, whose amino-acid sequence is MESNIYLIMIIALAVLAIADLVVGVSNDAVNFLNSAIGSKAISFRSIMIVASVGIACGAIFSSGMMEVARKGIFNPNEFYFNEIMFIFMAVMITDILLLDFFNTLGMPTSTTVSIVFELLGAAVAMALIKILQAGGSASDVVNYINTSKATEIIIGILLSVVIAFSIGAIVQWFSRLLLSYDFDKKAKWVGSVFGGIGLSAITYFIFMKGIKGTAFASQSFELIGDMTIKHFLEVKWFPIVLVNFVVWFVLSYILTAIAKLNIYKIIIGVGTFALALAFAGNDLVNFIGVPIAAYQSYTEWSASGVDATAFSMSILSEKVPTPTLLLFISGMIMVATLWFSKKARYVAETEINLSREGEGKERFEPNFLSRGIVRIGMAISTYTSAVMPKSISDKVEARFEKPKIALAKDKTYEMPAFDMVRAAVNLVVAGILISVATSFKLPLSTTYVTFMVAMGTSLADRAWGAESAVYRVAGVLNVIGGWFGTAIIAFTAAGIILTLINFGTGAAISILLFVAILLLARNYISYNKKSKEIKAEDSLRRAESSSIQGVIVESAKNTANVVKRTNKIYTNSIDGLAKQNLDILKKNKKGVVKLGDEVDDLRDHIFYFIKNLDDASVGASNFYINILGSLQDMTQSLEYITKISYKHINNNHKKLKYNQIKELKEIDYKLEHILNETQVVFETRSFDGIAQILEEKEELFELLSQKIQKQVERTRTEESSPKNTTLYFSLLLETKDLMTATMTMLELYYNEHDSSVPPATIS